One region of Pygocentrus nattereri isolate fPygNat1 chromosome 14, fPygNat1.pri, whole genome shotgun sequence genomic DNA includes:
- the elof1 gene encoding transcription elongation factor 1 homolog: MARRKSKRKPPPKKKMTGNLDTQFTCPFCNHEKSCDVKMERSRNTGIISCSVCLEEFQTPITYLSEPVDVYSDWIDACEAANQ, translated from the exons ATGGCTCGTAGAAAGTCGAAGCGAAAGCCTCCTCCTAAGAAGAAAATGACTGGGAACCTGGACACTCAGTTCACCTGCCCTTTCTGTAACCACGAAAAGTCCTGCGATGTCAAAAT GGAGAGAAGTCGAAACACGGGAATAATATCTTGTTCTGTCTGCTTGGAGGAGTTCCAGACACCCATTACCT ATCTCTCGGAGCCAGTGGATGTGTACAGTGATTGGATAGATGCTTGTGAAGCAGCAAATCAGTAG
- the cnn1b gene encoding calponin-1: MAQQHFRSGPAFGLSAEVKSKLAQKYDPQKEEELRLWIQEVTGRKVPDNFMEGLKDGVILCELINALQPGSVKKINNSTQNWHQLENIGNFVRAIQEYGLKPHDIFEANDLFENVNHTQVQSTLIALAGMAKSKGFHSKYDVGVKYAEKQQRRFAPEKLKEGRNVIGLQMGTNKFASQKGMTSYGTRRHLYDPKVGMENPLDQSTISLQMGTNKGASQSGMAAPGTKRQIFNKKLDMESCDTSIISLQMGTNKVASQSGMTVYGLPRQVYDRKYCTYPEDYMDNGQDMREIDGYQYSD, from the exons ATGGCGCAGCAGCACTTCAGGAGCGGCCCGGCTTTCGGACTTTCCGCCGAAGTGAAGAGTAAG CTGGCCCAGAAGTATGACCctcagaaggaggaggagctcaGGCTTTGGATTCAGGAGGTGACGGGCCGCAAGGTTCCAGACAACTTCATGGAGGGCCTTAAAGACGGAGTCATTCTCTGCGA ACTCATCAATGCTCTCCAGCCCGGATCCgtgaaaaaaatcaacaactCCACTCAGAATTGGCATCAG CTGGAAAACATTGGCAATTTTGTCCGAGCAATCCAGGAGTACGGCCTGAAGCCACATGACATCTTCGAGGCCAATGACCTGTTTGAGAATGTCAACCACACTCAGGTTCAGAGCACTCTGATTGCGCTGGCTGGGATG GCTAAATCCAAAGGCTTCCACTCCAAGTATGATGTTGGGgtgaagtatgcagagaaacagcagcgCAGGTTCGCCCCTGAGAAACTGAAGGAGGGACGCAATGTTATCGGCCTGCAG ATGGGAACTAATAAGTTTGCCAGCCAAAAGGGTATGACATCATACGGCACACGACGTCACCTCTATGACCCCAAAGTTGGCATGGAGAATCCCCTGGACCAGTCAACAATTAGCCTGCAGATGGGAACCAACAAAGGAGCCAGTCAG TCTGGGATGGCAGCGCCGGGCACCAAGCGCCAAATCTTCAATAAGAAGCTGGACATGGAGAGCTGTGATACATCCATCATTTCGCTCCAGATGGGCACCAACAAGGTGGCGTCTCAGTCCGGCATGACGGTCTATGGCCTCCCGCGCCAAGTCTATGACAGAAAGTACTGCACCTACCCTGAAGACTACATGGACAACGGCCAGGACATGCGGGAGATTGACGGATACCAGTATTCTGATTAA